From a single Capsicum annuum cultivar UCD-10X-F1 chromosome 12, UCD10Xv1.1, whole genome shotgun sequence genomic region:
- the LOC107855543 gene encoding auxin-responsive protein SAUR68-like: MSLFIIKHKHYKFSYQRSLNSLFTFLFPMATLNTKKLIKMARRWQKFAAMQRKRISLPRNGSDADSYGTSSSSKVEKGHFVVYTVDQARFVIPLVYLENEIIRQLLNISEEEFGVPSGGPITLPCDSTFMDYIISLIKKGIAAGDLHKALLLSIPSCCCSTSSLNKEWGNQQLLVY; the protein is encoded by the coding sequence ATGAGTCTTTTCATCATCAAACACAAGCATTATAAATTCAGCTATCAAAGGTCTCTAAATTCCTTATTCACTTTCTTGTTTCCTATGGCAACGCTCAATACCAAGAAACTCATCAAAATGGCTAGGAGGTGGCAAAAGTTTGCGGCCATGCAGAGAAAGAGGATTTCACTTCCAAGAAATGGCAGCGATGCAGACAGTTACGGTACATCCTCATCCTCGAAAGTTGAAAAAGGCCATTTTGTAGTCTATACAGTCGATCAAGCACGCTTTGTCATTCCATTGGTTTACCTTGAAAACGAGATCATTAGGCAACTTTTAAACATATCGGAAGAAGAGTTTGGAGTACCGAGTGGTGGCCCTATTACATTACCATGTGATTCAACTTTCATGGATTACATCATTTCGCTAATCAAGAAAGGCATAGCCGCTGGAGATCTTCACAAAGCGTTGCTCCTCTCAATtccttcttgttgttgttcaacTTCTTCTTTAAACAAAGAATGGGGAAACC